From one Triticum aestivum cultivar Chinese Spring chromosome 4B, IWGSC CS RefSeq v2.1, whole genome shotgun sequence genomic stretch:
- the LOC123093475 gene encoding uncharacterized protein, with the protein MMVYKIHSHAHILDLQASADQLGHSNKSMLVNLVSLESVRIACESYALLRQLINESWIWACSELKILLVVAGLSLEIQKLEHDVLPQLMVQEAKLEEGALEALLLMKNSAITLLDLRKCFQLSLGVLLAEEDLVLARVKELSIMLKDTADDVLKGNCDIVCLQERAQSLVKLVTDVLETPVRFCDPDEYSDE; encoded by the coding sequence ATGATGGTCTACAAAATCCACTCCCATGCCCACATCCTAGACCTGCAGGCCAGCGCCGATCAGCTGGGCCACTCCAATAAGTCCATGCTTGTGAATCTTGTCTCTCTGGAGTCGGTGCGCATAGCGTGCGAGTCGTATGCACTCCTCCGCCAGCTGATCAACGAGTCGTGGATCTGGGCATGCTCGGAGCTGAAAATCCTCTTGGTTGTGGCAGGCTTGTCGCTGGAAATCCAAAAGCTTGAGCATGATGTGTTACCCCAGCTCATGGTTCAGGAGGCCAAGCTGGAAGAGGGCGCCCTGGAAGCCCTCCTACTCATGAAGAACTCAGCAATTACGCTCTTAGATCTGAGGAAGTGCTTTCAGTTATCCTTGGGCGTATTGCTTGCCGAGGAGGATCTGGTCTTAGCCCGAGTCAAAGAGCTGAGCATAATGCTAAAGGATACTGCTGATGATGTACTCAAAGGTAATTGCGACATTGTCTGTCTTCAGGAGCGTGCCCAATCGCTGGTCAAGCTGGTCACCGATGTGTTGGAGACCCCGGTTCGTTTCTGTGATCCTGATGAGTATTCTGATGAGTAG